In Nitratiruptor sp. YY09-18, a single window of DNA contains:
- the ssb gene encoding single-stranded DNA-binding protein: MYNRVIMVGNLTRDIELRYTPSGTAIAKSAIATNRRFKTQTGEQKEETCFIDITIFGRAAEIANQYLHKGRRVLIEGRLVFEQWTDQSGNKRSKHSIAVDNLQMLGGRDERGEGFGAAPQQSTPQPQQTQTPQPTQNIPEIDIDDDDIPF, translated from the coding sequence TGACATTGAGTTGCGCTATACTCCTTCTGGTACTGCAATTGCCAAAAGTGCAATTGCTACAAACAGAAGATTCAAAACCCAAACGGGTGAACAAAAAGAGGAGACCTGCTTCATCGATATTACAATATTTGGTAGAGCAGCAGAGATCGCCAACCAATACCTCCATAAAGGTAGACGTGTTCTCATTGAGGGGCGTCTTGTATTTGAACAGTGGACTGATCAAAGCGGTAATAAACGCTCGAAACACTCTATTGCAGTGGACAATCTGCAGATGCTTGGTGGAAGAGACGAAAGAGGTGAAGGTTTTGGAGCCGCACCGCAACAGAGTACCCCACAACCACAACAAACACAGACTCCACAACCTACACAAAATATCCCTGAAATTGACATCGACGACGATGATATTCCATTCTAG